One Fuerstiella marisgermanici DNA window includes the following coding sequences:
- a CDS encoding MMPL family transporter, with product MASDGDKPIGFLSRLLGSVVGFGARRPRLALWMMVLVGCAGVGVTVSDLKLRTSRSDLLAPEKAWDDYAESFGGGSDLVVVAQTDVPNAALLQTVLDQLGERLIREPEYFSNVLFKIDQSDLRRKALQYLSETELQAAIRRVDQFTPVLSNQQWDLLRVERLAGQLDTQIASATQKQTNATGAVAYAERLATSLSGFLDVGQDDVRVNTQGFRSPWPDIVSTEIEHSAQDADLAYLMNSNRSVGMLHVHPVPDKKGLDANSRSLVRLREHLAELEEEYGAVAPDLKLSLTGIPVLEHDELRRSGRDMINAALIAFIAVGLLLSFGLKGMRHPMLVLIMLVNALAVTFGVATLAVGHLNILSICFAAIMIGLGVDFGIHFVTRYLFLRQELYEMDESLVLTGQSVGTGILTSALTTAIAFASAALTGYPGLAELGIIAAGGILICALMTFTFLPALIALSDEHVEIDELPVPISGDFWRSAVSGFPITAIAVAVIGIVAVAWNAVNYEDGSVSFNVAYDSNLLKLQDHTLDSVQAERTLAASDESLLYAVAIAETQAETDALRAKLLALPTVARVTELSSRIPQQASAGQQQLIGQLKTKLQNMPTRTPTFAASNPEVVGVSLDRLYKTLSASSDLKAHKAAERLDEFLNKFASLPTNKQAQVIDAYQDMMVGSLLKEFGQVATATSLEPVGLEDLPEAWRNRYLRVDGERQLWLVKIFPKEEVWNEVALASFVRDIRTVAPDVTGVPVQNYDSAVKMKACYKTIAVYSLAAIALFLLFDFLRPGQKLLTVIPPLLIVGFIGYTSIQRHGDLNPNMLVAIYLGMVAFVATVFDFRNLRDTFIALVPPIGGGLMLLGIMAILNVDFNPINLIVLPLVLGIGVDDGVHMVHDYRRQLMAGKKEYRPSGDTMNGVFLTSLTSIVGFGSLMISAHQGLKSVGIVLAIGVACCLAVALILVPPMLVLVAKYQPASFEPVVIRLPKKRKAEASDDSDGDSDGTDSEGRRLSRKERRRQQQQAAA from the coding sequence GTGGCCTCTGACGGTGACAAACCGATTGGATTCCTGTCGCGCCTGCTGGGCAGCGTTGTGGGCTTCGGCGCGCGGCGGCCACGGCTGGCGCTGTGGATGATGGTGCTGGTCGGCTGCGCCGGAGTCGGTGTGACTGTCTCCGATTTAAAATTGCGCACCAGTCGATCCGATCTGTTGGCCCCGGAAAAAGCGTGGGACGACTACGCAGAATCCTTCGGCGGCGGATCCGATCTGGTTGTGGTTGCTCAAACGGATGTACCCAACGCAGCGCTGCTGCAGACGGTGCTGGACCAATTGGGCGAACGCCTTATTCGCGAACCCGAATATTTTTCGAACGTCCTGTTCAAAATCGATCAATCCGATCTGCGCCGCAAGGCCCTGCAGTATTTGTCTGAAACCGAATTGCAGGCGGCCATTCGCCGAGTCGACCAGTTCACGCCTGTGCTGTCGAACCAGCAGTGGGACCTGTTGCGAGTCGAACGGCTGGCCGGACAGCTTGATACTCAAATTGCATCCGCCACTCAAAAACAAACCAACGCGACCGGAGCGGTTGCTTATGCCGAACGTTTGGCGACCAGTCTGAGTGGTTTTCTGGACGTCGGTCAGGATGATGTTCGAGTCAACACTCAGGGCTTTCGTTCGCCGTGGCCGGATATTGTGTCCACAGAAATTGAGCATTCGGCTCAGGATGCAGACCTTGCGTATTTGATGAACAGCAACCGCAGCGTTGGCATGCTGCATGTGCATCCGGTACCTGACAAAAAAGGTCTCGACGCGAATTCACGATCGCTGGTTCGACTGCGAGAACATCTGGCAGAACTGGAAGAAGAATACGGCGCTGTCGCTCCCGATTTGAAGCTGTCGCTCACTGGTATTCCGGTTCTGGAACACGACGAACTGCGGCGTTCTGGTCGTGACATGATCAACGCGGCGTTAATTGCCTTCATCGCCGTTGGCCTGTTGCTGTCGTTCGGGCTGAAGGGCATGCGGCATCCGATGCTGGTGCTGATCATGCTCGTTAACGCCCTGGCCGTGACATTTGGTGTCGCAACTCTGGCTGTCGGCCATCTGAATATTCTAAGCATCTGTTTTGCCGCGATCATGATCGGGCTGGGCGTCGACTTTGGAATCCACTTCGTCACAAGGTATCTGTTCTTACGGCAGGAACTGTACGAGATGGACGAATCGCTGGTGTTGACGGGGCAGTCCGTCGGGACCGGAATTCTAACGTCGGCTCTGACCACCGCGATCGCTTTCGCCAGTGCAGCTCTAACAGGCTATCCCGGACTGGCCGAACTTGGAATCATCGCCGCGGGCGGAATTCTGATCTGCGCGTTGATGACGTTTACGTTTCTGCCCGCGCTGATTGCGCTGTCGGACGAACACGTTGAAATTGATGAACTGCCGGTTCCGATTTCGGGTGATTTCTGGCGTTCGGCTGTGTCCGGCTTTCCCATCACGGCCATTGCGGTCGCAGTGATTGGTATCGTGGCAGTCGCATGGAACGCGGTGAACTACGAAGACGGTTCGGTGTCGTTTAACGTTGCTTATGATTCGAATCTACTGAAGCTGCAGGACCATACTCTGGATTCCGTACAGGCCGAACGGACTCTGGCTGCGTCTGACGAATCGTTGCTTTACGCCGTAGCGATCGCCGAAACTCAAGCGGAAACCGATGCACTGCGAGCCAAGCTTCTGGCGCTGCCTACGGTTGCTCGAGTTACCGAACTTTCCAGCCGCATTCCGCAGCAGGCGAGTGCAGGTCAGCAGCAACTGATTGGTCAGCTGAAGACCAAACTTCAGAACATGCCGACTCGCACACCAACGTTTGCGGCGTCGAATCCGGAAGTCGTTGGGGTTAGTCTCGATCGACTATACAAAACGCTGTCTGCGTCCAGCGACTTGAAGGCGCACAAAGCGGCCGAACGCCTGGACGAGTTCCTGAACAAGTTCGCATCGCTACCCACTAACAAACAGGCTCAGGTCATCGATGCCTATCAGGACATGATGGTAGGTTCGCTGCTGAAAGAATTCGGACAGGTCGCCACCGCGACATCACTTGAGCCCGTTGGCCTGGAAGACCTTCCGGAAGCCTGGCGCAATCGCTATCTGCGAGTCGACGGGGAACGCCAGCTTTGGCTGGTGAAGATTTTCCCCAAAGAAGAAGTCTGGAATGAAGTGGCTCTGGCGTCGTTCGTGCGAGACATTCGCACGGTCGCTCCGGACGTGACCGGCGTGCCAGTGCAGAATTACGATTCCGCCGTCAAAATGAAGGCTTGCTACAAAACGATTGCCGTCTACTCACTGGCCGCGATCGCACTGTTTCTACTCTTTGATTTCCTGCGACCCGGCCAGAAGCTGTTGACTGTGATTCCGCCGCTGCTGATCGTTGGATTTATCGGCTATACCAGCATTCAACGGCACGGCGATCTCAACCCGAATATGCTGGTTGCGATCTATCTTGGTATGGTTGCGTTCGTGGCCACGGTGTTCGATTTCCGCAATCTGCGAGACACCTTTATCGCTTTGGTGCCACCCATCGGCGGCGGACTGATGCTGTTGGGCATAATGGCGATTCTGAACGTTGACTTTAATCCGATCAATTTGATCGTGCTGCCGTTGGTGCTGGGAATCGGCGTGGACGACGGCGTTCACATGGTTCACGATTACCGGCGTCAATTGATGGCGGGAAAGAAAGAATATCGGCCGTCCGGCGACACCATGAACGGAGTCTTCTTAACGTCGCTGACGTCAATTGTTGGCTTCGGTAGTCTGATGATTTCTGCTCATCAGGGACTGAAGTCCGTCGGGATTGTGCTGGCCATCGGTGTCGCCTGCTGTCTGGCCGTGGCGCTTATTCTTGTGCCGCCGATGCTAGTGCTGGTGGCGAAGTACCAGCCAGCGTCATTTGAACCTGTCGTCATTCGACTGCCGAAGAAACGCAAGGCGGAAGCCAGCGACGATTCGGACGGCGATTCGGATGGGACGGACAGCGAAGGCCGCCGCCTGTCTCGTAAAGAACGCCGTCGCCAACAACAGCAGGCGGCCGCTTAG
- the dsrP gene encoding sulfate reduction electron transfer complex DsrMKJOP subunit DsrP, whose protein sequence is MSTTTPDAIASDAPEDLVRSYPRFIWWGLGEATNGGVGFYLWMFVLTAIALVGANAWAVQVADGMIVTNMTDHVSWGLYIANFTFFVGLAAGGVMMVIPAYLYDDEEMHKVVIFGEIVAIAAIIMCTLSVLVDLGRPDRFWHLLPYIGRVNFPVSMLTWDVLVLNGYLLINLHIVGYLLYMQFLGRRPNPKWYVPFVFLSIAWAISIHTVTAFLYCGLGGRPFWNTALLAPRFLASAFVSGPAFIILVMRILRVTTGYTAPVSAANTLIQIIRVSMTINLVMLASEIFTMFYTGGAHGASAHYLFFGLHGHHGLVPWMWTAIICNLIGTVFFFLPAALERGSIRIAACVLCIVGIWIEKGMGLIVPGFIPSTLHEIVEYTPSLTEWKVSAGIWAFGFMVLTVLLKMATAVFHSSGESAKPTA, encoded by the coding sequence ATGTCCACCACCACTCCTGACGCAATCGCCAGTGACGCTCCGGAAGATCTCGTGCGCAGTTACCCAAGATTCATTTGGTGGGGACTCGGCGAAGCGACCAACGGCGGCGTCGGCTTCTATCTGTGGATGTTTGTGCTGACGGCGATCGCGCTGGTCGGGGCCAACGCATGGGCCGTGCAGGTGGCAGACGGAATGATCGTCACCAACATGACGGATCACGTCAGTTGGGGACTGTACATTGCCAACTTTACGTTCTTCGTGGGGCTGGCAGCGGGCGGCGTTATGATGGTGATTCCGGCGTATCTGTACGATGACGAAGAGATGCACAAGGTGGTGATCTTCGGTGAGATTGTGGCCATCGCTGCGATCATCATGTGTACATTGAGCGTCCTGGTGGACCTTGGTCGACCTGACAGATTCTGGCACCTTCTACCCTATATCGGGCGAGTGAACTTTCCCGTGTCTATGCTGACGTGGGACGTCCTTGTGCTGAACGGCTATCTGCTGATCAACCTGCACATCGTCGGCTACCTGCTTTACATGCAGTTTCTGGGACGTCGTCCCAATCCAAAGTGGTATGTGCCGTTCGTGTTTCTTTCCATCGCGTGGGCGATCAGCATTCACACGGTCACCGCGTTTCTGTATTGCGGCCTGGGCGGTCGCCCGTTTTGGAATACGGCGCTGCTGGCTCCTCGGTTTTTGGCATCAGCCTTTGTCAGCGGGCCCGCCTTCATCATTCTGGTGATGAGAATCCTGCGTGTCACAACCGGCTACACGGCACCAGTGAGTGCGGCGAACACTCTGATACAGATCATTCGCGTGTCGATGACGATCAATCTTGTGATGCTGGCCAGCGAAATCTTTACGATGTTCTACACCGGTGGAGCACACGGCGCGTCGGCTCACTACCTGTTCTTCGGCCTGCACGGTCACCATGGCCTTGTTCCGTGGATGTGGACAGCGATCATCTGCAACCTTATCGGCACGGTCTTTTTCTTTCTGCCGGCGGCGCTGGAACGAGGTTCGATCCGCATTGCCGCGTGCGTACTGTGCATTGTCGGCATCTGGATTGAAAAGGGAATGGGCTTGATCGTGCCAGGGTTCATTCCCAGCACGCTGCATGAGATTGTCGAGTACACACCCAGCCTTACCGAATGGAAAGTCAGCGCCGGTATTTGGGCGTTCGGCTTCATGGTGCTGACGGTGCTTCTGAAAATGGCGACCGCCGTATTTCATAGTTCGGGCGAATCGGCCAAACCCACGGCATAG
- a CDS encoding 4Fe-4S dicluster domain-containing protein yields the protein MTSHPNNPSNEPLLPILDQPSSRRTALKAAGAALGLAAFGKAVSPLMVIPENVSVDEFLQQHYKELTDDDKAKVFARLEAETKEDYGADVTISDPEAIPGVKFGYAINLSKCNGNGACMEACNKENNHHRGVDQSYIRVLEMSKGSMDMEQGSTTYDHTVPQDDKFYMPVQCQQCDNPPCVTVCPVEATWKEDDGIVVVDYNWCIGCRYCEAACPYHARRFNWEQPEIPAEEVNPDQGYLSNRVRPQGTMEKCHYCLHRTREGRAPACLEACPTGARVFGDMNDPDSDINYVLKNKRVFVLKEELGTQPSFFYFFD from the coding sequence ATGACCAGCCACCCCAACAACCCTTCCAACGAACCCCTGTTGCCGATCCTTGACCAACCTTCGTCGCGACGAACGGCACTCAAGGCGGCCGGCGCTGCGCTGGGGCTGGCGGCGTTCGGGAAAGCGGTGTCACCATTGATGGTGATTCCGGAAAACGTGTCCGTCGATGAGTTCTTGCAGCAGCATTACAAAGAGCTGACCGACGACGACAAAGCAAAGGTGTTCGCTCGTCTGGAAGCGGAAACCAAAGAAGACTACGGAGCCGACGTCACCATCTCCGATCCGGAAGCCATCCCCGGCGTGAAGTTTGGCTACGCTATTAATCTCAGCAAATGCAATGGCAACGGCGCGTGCATGGAAGCGTGCAACAAAGAAAATAATCATCATCGTGGAGTCGACCAGTCATACATTCGAGTGCTGGAAATGTCCAAAGGTTCGATGGACATGGAGCAAGGCTCTACGACGTACGATCACACCGTGCCCCAGGACGACAAGTTCTACATGCCGGTGCAGTGCCAGCAATGCGACAATCCTCCGTGCGTGACAGTGTGTCCGGTCGAAGCCACGTGGAAGGAAGACGACGGCATCGTGGTGGTGGATTACAACTGGTGCATCGGCTGTCGTTACTGCGAAGCGGCGTGTCCGTACCACGCAAGGCGGTTCAACTGGGAACAGCCGGAAATCCCGGCGGAGGAAGTCAACCCGGATCAGGGATACCTATCCAATCGAGTGCGGCCGCAGGGCACGATGGAAAAGTGTCACTACTGCCTGCACCGAACTCGCGAAGGTCGAGCTCCCGCTTGCCTGGAAGCGTGTCCGACCGGCGCGCGCGTCTTCGGTGACATGAATGATCCGGATTCCGACATCAACTACGTGCTGAAGAACAAACGTGTCTTTGTGTTAAAAGAAGAGCTGGGGACACAGCCGAGCTTCTTCTACTTTTTTGACTAA
- a CDS encoding RrF2 family transcriptional regulator: protein MISSTAKYALRAAVHLGSQHHDFVGRMEIAEATLVPVDYLLKVLNELVTARLVESRPGPGGGYRLTKSPDVMTALEVVRAVDAIPRITECPLGISEHEKLCPLHKLLDDASRLVEEAFHSATISDLIPGRKRSKTCDFPQKRPAS from the coding sequence ATGATCTCGTCAACAGCCAAGTACGCTCTGCGAGCCGCCGTTCATCTGGGAAGTCAGCATCATGACTTCGTCGGGCGAATGGAAATTGCTGAGGCGACACTTGTGCCAGTGGATTACCTTCTGAAAGTCCTTAACGAACTCGTTACGGCAAGACTGGTTGAATCTCGGCCCGGACCGGGCGGAGGGTATCGGCTGACGAAATCGCCAGACGTGATGACAGCGTTGGAGGTTGTTCGGGCCGTTGATGCAATTCCTCGGATCACGGAGTGTCCGCTGGGGATCTCAGAACACGAAAAACTTTGTCCTTTGCACAAGCTGCTGGACGACGCGAGTCGCCTGGTGGAAGAAGCATTTCACAGTGCCACAATCTCAGATTTGATCCCCGGCCGAAAGCGTTCAAAGACGTGCGACTTCCCCCAAAAACGACCCGCCAGCTAG
- a CDS encoding molybdopterin-dependent oxidoreductase, protein MTHSNPASQAAMLERRNFIKATAMAAATAVAGGSTSSLLPILNADDAQALAGSDAQWDKAPCRFCGTGCHVQVGVQEGRVVAVAGDRNAEVNKGLLCVKGYHVGAALYGKDRLTKPLLRVGKTDKYEEISWDKAIDVIADRIEEAPERFAFYGSGQWTIPEGYAAQKFMKGGLANNHIDPNARLCMASAVTGFLATYGVDEPAGCYDDLDACDVLIMWGNNPAEMHPVLFSRVIDRRSKGEKVTLIDIGTRRTRTTDACQHYLEMKGHGDVAIANGIAHLLIKNGTYDKKFVESFCNFKAPDNDNPNLHGKAITFDEFKAALEPYTPEHVEELSGVPADQIRMLGDLFGNPELKITSLWCMGMNQHTLGTAINAMVHGVHLLSGHFGPPGNAPTSLTGQPSACGTVREVGTLAHALPGGRVVANAEHRQQAEDFWNVTPGRISETPGYHTVQMWESFCTPTDDGGDIGTIWVQVTNPGQTLPNLNKLFNPKAKLDDKFLIVSDVYPTATTRLADLILPSAMWVEKNGVVGNSERRTQQWFKMVDPPGDARDDCWQTLAVAHRLFERGMDGMKDRDGRFLFEVKDDQGKPIPVWNWENYYDTNVDQHLFDEYRKFSRLKHKDLAPYDAYVKARGMRWPVVEQNGKWLETKFRFSGGYDPYVAEGKDIQFYHSSTKDDRAQIWFHPWEPPAEVPDDEYPFMLCTGRVLEHWHTGSMTRRIPELSRAMPSAYIEMNAEDAAAANLSNGDKVKVESRRGTLEIQVWIDGRGRPPRGTVFIPFFDETLLVNDLTLDAIDPFSKQPDYKKSAVRIRKV, encoded by the coding sequence ATGACTCATTCCAACCCAGCTTCTCAGGCGGCCATGTTAGAACGGCGAAACTTCATCAAAGCCACAGCCATGGCAGCCGCGACGGCAGTGGCGGGTGGATCGACTTCCTCATTGCTGCCGATTCTAAACGCCGACGATGCACAGGCGCTGGCGGGTTCGGATGCTCAATGGGATAAAGCTCCCTGTCGCTTCTGCGGCACCGGCTGTCACGTGCAGGTTGGTGTTCAGGAAGGCAGAGTTGTGGCTGTCGCAGGGGACCGCAACGCCGAAGTCAACAAGGGTCTGCTATGCGTGAAGGGCTATCACGTCGGCGCCGCTTTGTACGGTAAGGATCGCCTCACAAAGCCGCTGCTGCGAGTTGGCAAGACAGACAAATACGAAGAAATTTCGTGGGATAAAGCGATCGACGTCATCGCCGACCGCATCGAAGAAGCGCCCGAACGTTTTGCATTTTACGGATCGGGCCAATGGACGATCCCAGAAGGCTATGCCGCTCAAAAATTCATGAAGGGTGGCTTGGCAAACAATCACATCGACCCCAACGCGCGACTCTGCATGGCGTCGGCGGTGACCGGTTTTCTGGCAACCTACGGCGTAGACGAACCCGCCGGGTGCTACGACGACCTGGACGCGTGCGACGTGCTGATCATGTGGGGCAATAATCCGGCGGAAATGCATCCCGTGCTGTTTTCCCGAGTCATCGATCGTCGCAGTAAGGGTGAGAAAGTTACACTGATTGACATTGGCACTCGCCGCACGCGCACGACCGACGCCTGCCAGCATTACCTGGAAATGAAAGGCCATGGCGATGTGGCGATCGCCAACGGGATCGCTCATCTGCTGATCAAGAACGGCACCTACGACAAGAAGTTCGTCGAATCATTCTGCAACTTCAAAGCGCCGGACAACGACAATCCGAACCTACACGGCAAAGCGATTACGTTCGACGAATTCAAAGCGGCTCTCGAACCATACACGCCGGAGCACGTCGAAGAACTAAGCGGCGTGCCGGCGGATCAGATTCGCATGCTGGGTGACCTTTTTGGCAATCCTGAACTGAAGATCACGTCGCTGTGGTGCATGGGCATGAATCAGCATACCCTCGGTACGGCGATCAACGCGATGGTTCACGGCGTTCACCTGCTAAGCGGTCACTTCGGCCCGCCGGGAAATGCACCGACAAGCCTAACTGGTCAGCCGTCAGCCTGCGGAACTGTCCGAGAGGTCGGCACGCTGGCTCATGCGTTGCCGGGTGGGCGAGTCGTCGCGAATGCCGAACATCGTCAGCAGGCAGAGGATTTCTGGAATGTCACTCCCGGCCGCATCAGCGAAACACCAGGCTATCACACGGTGCAAATGTGGGAGAGTTTCTGCACGCCCACCGACGATGGCGGTGACATCGGCACGATCTGGGTCCAGGTCACCAACCCCGGCCAGACACTTCCGAACCTTAACAAGCTGTTCAATCCCAAAGCAAAACTCGACGACAAGTTCCTCATCGTAAGCGACGTCTATCCTACCGCGACGACTCGCCTGGCCGACCTGATATTGCCGTCCGCTATGTGGGTAGAAAAGAATGGCGTTGTCGGAAATTCCGAACGCCGCACGCAGCAGTGGTTCAAAATGGTCGATCCACCGGGCGACGCACGCGACGATTGCTGGCAAACTCTGGCGGTCGCTCATCGACTGTTCGAACGCGGCATGGATGGCATGAAAGACCGCGACGGCCGCTTTCTGTTCGAAGTGAAAGACGACCAGGGCAAGCCGATTCCTGTGTGGAACTGGGAGAACTACTACGACACAAACGTCGACCAACACCTGTTTGACGAATACCGGAAGTTCTCACGCTTAAAGCACAAAGACCTAGCCCCATACGACGCCTATGTGAAGGCTCGTGGCATGCGTTGGCCGGTGGTCGAACAAAATGGCAAGTGGCTGGAAACGAAGTTCCGCTTCTCTGGAGGCTACGACCCCTATGTTGCGGAAGGTAAAGACATTCAGTTTTACCACTCGTCAACCAAAGACGACCGCGCTCAGATTTGGTTTCATCCGTGGGAGCCGCCTGCTGAGGTTCCGGACGACGAATATCCGTTTATGCTGTGTACCGGCCGAGTTCTCGAACACTGGCACACCGGCTCGATGACGCGGCGGATCCCCGAGCTTAGCCGCGCGATGCCTTCCGCCTACATCGAAATGAATGCCGAAGACGCCGCAGCAGCAAATCTGTCCAATGGAGACAAAGTGAAAGTTGAATCGCGGCGCGGAACACTGGAAATTCAGGTTTGGATTGACGGTCGCGGGCGACCACCTCGCGGCACCGTGTTCATTCCGTTCTTCGACGAAACACTACTGGTAAATGACCTGACGCTGGACGCCATCGACCCGTTTTCGAAACAGCCGGACTATAAGAAAAGTGCCGTGCGAATTCGGAAGGTTTGA
- a CDS encoding nitrate reductase cytochrome c-type subunit yields MQESTYKNGVAVACFIVISATVVGYFTGLQAPMTASATTPQVLVTHEQDPLAAGIITATNYVDMPAATRQRFAVARTSLKDLKSVNDPLAEVKVTPAAKAFALQRREHNRAFNGAPPTIPHAVHQTSTAACVACHSEGAKTQTLRVPKMSHQFLANCTQCHIEAIPRHMTASLFRENSFAGLAAPNGGPRAYPGAPPQIPHSTWMRSDCLSCHGFAGPQGIRTTHPWRKNCQQCHAPSSELDQTMLAAEPTFLKPPQIE; encoded by the coding sequence ATGCAGGAATCCACTTATAAAAATGGCGTCGCTGTTGCGTGCTTCATTGTGATCTCAGCGACTGTCGTGGGCTACTTCACGGGGCTCCAAGCGCCGATGACGGCGTCGGCGACAACGCCACAAGTACTGGTCACGCATGAACAGGATCCGCTGGCGGCAGGGATCATCACGGCGACCAACTACGTGGACATGCCCGCTGCAACTCGGCAACGCTTTGCTGTGGCACGTACCAGTCTTAAGGATCTCAAATCAGTCAATGATCCACTCGCCGAAGTGAAAGTTACTCCGGCAGCAAAGGCATTCGCTTTGCAACGGCGTGAACACAACCGAGCGTTCAACGGTGCGCCTCCCACGATTCCGCACGCCGTGCATCAAACGTCGACGGCAGCGTGCGTCGCGTGTCATAGTGAAGGAGCGAAGACTCAGACGTTGCGCGTCCCTAAGATGTCGCATCAGTTTCTGGCCAACTGCACGCAGTGTCATATTGAGGCAATTCCGCGTCACATGACGGCGTCGCTGTTCCGAGAAAATTCGTTCGCTGGCCTGGCGGCTCCCAACGGCGGCCCGCGAGCTTACCCCGGAGCGCCGCCTCAGATTCCACATTCAACGTGGATGCGATCTGACTGCCTGAGCTGTCACGGATTCGCTGGCCCGCAAGGAATTCGCACAACTCATCCGTGGCGAAAAAACTGCCAACAGTGTCACGCCCCGTCTTCCGAACTGGACCAGACAATGCTTGCTGCAGAGCCAACGTTTCTGAAACCGCCTCAAATAGAATAA